The proteins below are encoded in one region of Effusibacillus dendaii:
- a CDS encoding PHP domain-containing protein, protein MRIINDLELGTFDLHMHTTASDGVYAPKDLVRKAKETGLKTIAITDHDTLAGVEEAQQAGMELGLQVLPGVEISTKYKGKNVDILGYNMSDWRNLHDKLAAFRDDREARALQIIQRFAELHMPITLEDVKEFSGEGVIARPHIAKAIVKKGYVSDVQTVFDKYLADGGPAAVDKKILSPQEGIDLIHEAGGYAVMAHPVLIDNDNLVRELLAGCSFDGLEVWHRKHDKQDVKRYKQMAEKYELLVTGGSDFHDDQHDLGSFQNYPIGNN, encoded by the coding sequence GTGCGAATAATAAACGATTTGGAACTGGGCACATTTGATTTGCACATGCACACGACCGCTTCCGATGGGGTGTATGCGCCAAAAGATTTGGTTCGCAAAGCGAAAGAGACAGGGTTAAAGACGATTGCCATTACGGATCATGACACGCTGGCCGGTGTGGAGGAAGCGCAGCAAGCGGGGATGGAACTGGGGCTGCAGGTCCTTCCGGGTGTCGAGATCAGTACCAAATATAAAGGCAAAAACGTCGATATTCTCGGTTATAACATGTCTGACTGGCGAAATTTGCATGATAAGTTGGCCGCATTTCGCGATGATCGGGAAGCCAGGGCGCTGCAGATCATTCAACGGTTTGCCGAATTGCACATGCCGATTACGTTGGAAGATGTAAAAGAATTCAGCGGGGAGGGTGTTATTGCCCGTCCTCATATTGCGAAAGCGATCGTCAAAAAAGGGTACGTGTCCGATGTGCAGACGGTGTTTGATAAATACCTGGCGGACGGAGGTCCGGCTGCCGTCGACAAAAAAATCCTCTCCCCGCAGGAAGGGATTGATCTGATCCACGAGGCGGGCGGCTATGCGGTTATGGCGCATCCGGTCTTGATCGATAACGACAATCTGGTTCGCGAATTGCTTGCCGGTTGTTCGTTTGACGGACTTGAGGTGTGGCACCGCAAGCACGATAAACAAGACGTGAAGCGCTACAAGCAGATGGCAGAAAAATATGAGTTGCTCGTGACAGGCGGTTCCGATTTTCATGATGACCAGCATGATTTGGGCAGTTTTC